In the Engystomops pustulosus chromosome 2, aEngPut4.maternal, whole genome shotgun sequence genome, one interval contains:
- the LOC140119817 gene encoding uncharacterized protein isoform X2 — protein MEEWEYIEGHKDQYKDIMMEDHQPLTSPGEKQMNGSHLPPLPTSSSKEPDNQLKIGKNRSTRRPPNILSAKARRIFKKKLDLSIYKESQEKGPFSCPECEKSFTQKSGLVRHKRIHTGEKPYSCPECRKGFIQKEGLRVHQRIHTGEKPFPCPECGKSFILKVNFRKHHRIHTGEKPFSCTECGKCFIQKEHLRRHQRIHTGEKPYSCSECEKCFLCKAHLKRHERTHTGEKPFSCTECGKHFMDKSGLVKHKRSHTGEKPFLCAECGKCFSRKAYLVEHVKTHTGEKPCSCTECGKCFMNKTSLVEHQRSHTGEKPFPCTECGKCFSRKSRLAEHERTHTGEKPFLCPECGKSFTLKSAFIIHQRIHTGKKPYSCSNCGKAFKSSSDVVRHQMIHTGEKPFSCAKCEKSFKSSSDVWRHQRVHTGEKPFPCTKCRKSFTQKNSLVRHEIIHKREKTLS, from the exons atggaggagtgggagtatatagaaggacacaaggaccagtacaaggacatcatgatggaggaccaccagcccctcacatcaccag GTGAAAAGCAGATGAATGGATCCCATCTACCTCCTCTTCCGACTTCTTCATCTAAAGAACCAGATAATCAATTGAAAATAGGCAAAAATAGATCTACACGAAGACCACCAAACATTTTATCAGCTAAAGCTAGGAGAATTTTTAAAAAGAAACTTGATCTTTCTATTTACAAGGAAAGTCAAGAAAAAgggccattttcatgtcctgaatgcgAGAAGAGTTTTACCCAGAAGTCAGGTCTTGTTAGACATAAGAGAATTCATACCGGGGAAAAGCCatattcatgtcctgaatgtagaAAGGGTTTTATACAGAAAGAAGGTTTAAgggtacatcagagaattcacacaggtgagaagccatttccatgtccagaatgtgggaagaGTTTTATACTGAAAGTAAATTTTAGGAAACATCacagaattcacacgggggagaagccattttcatgtactgaatgtggaaagtgTTTTATACAAAAAGAACATTTAAGGaggcatcagagaattcacacaggggaaaaaccatattcatgttcagaatgtgaaaaatgttttttatgtaaAGCCCACCTTAAAagacatgagagaactcacacaggggagaagcccttctcatgtactgaatgtggaaaacatTTTATGGACAAATCAGGACTTGTTAAACACAaaagaagtcacacgggggagaagccatttttatgtgccgaatgtgggaaatgtttttccaGGAAAGCTTATCTCGTGGAACATGTAaaaactcacacgggggagaagccgtgctcctgtactgaatgtggaaaatgttttatgaaCAAAACAAGTCTCGTTGAacaccagagaagtcacacaggggagaagccatttccatgtactgaatgtggaaaatgtttttccaGAAAATCGCGTCTTGCAGAACATGAAaggactcacacaggggagaagccatttctgtGTCCTGAATGCGGGAAAAGTTTTACTCTCAAGTCGGCTTttattatacatcagagaattcacacgggaaaGAAGCCATATTCCTGTTCAAATTGTGGAAAAGCTTTTAAATCCAGCTCCGATGTTGTGAGACATCAGATgattcacaccggggagaagccattttcatgtgcaaAGTGTGAGAAATCTTTTAAATCCAGCTCCGATGTTTGGAGACATCAGAGagtccacac